A stretch of Malus sylvestris chromosome 11, drMalSylv7.2, whole genome shotgun sequence DNA encodes these proteins:
- the LOC126590553 gene encoding pectinesterase QRT1-like isoform X2 — protein sequence MELGVWSVFVVGFVLLFLGCIEVGFSQSEAYARNYISWDDLEVDDHKLGLNTREEHVNGSRIIVVDKNGGGNSLTVQGAVDMVPEQNTERVKIYILPGIYREKVLVPISKPYISFIGNPNQTSETVITWNNKASDKDGLGFELGTYRTASVAIEADYFCATGITFKNSVVAVPGGYGMQAVALRVAGDKAMFYRVRVLGTQDTLLDDTGSHYFYRCHIQGSVDFIFGRSRSLYQDCVIQSTAQNSGAIAAHHRDSPNEDTGFSFVNCKIIGTGYIYLGRAWGNYSRTVYSYCHFDDIITPPGWSDWNYPSRQKTVDFGEYECRGRGAERRGRVPWLKSFSLEEIRPFLDTKFISGEQWLRL from the exons ATGGAATTGGGTGTCTGGAgtgtttttgttgttggtttTGTGTTGCTGTTCTTGGGTTGCATTGAGGTCGGGTTCTCACAAAGCGAAGCGTATGCAAGGAATTATATCAGCTGGGATGATTTGGAGGTGGATGACCATAAGTTGGGGTTGAACACAAGAGAAGAACACGTTAATGGAAGCCGGATTATTGTGGTCGACAAGAATGGAGGAGGAAATTCTCTAACAGTTCAAGGAGCAGTTGATATGGTTCCGGAACAAAATACAGAAAGAGTCAAAATTTACATTCTTCCTGGAATTTACAG AGAGAAGGTACTTGTACCGATTTCGAAGCCGTACATATCATTTATTGGGAATCCGAATCAAACTTCTGAAACTGTGATTACTTGGAACAACAAGGCATCCGATAAGGACGGCCTTGGTTTCGAACTGGGAACTTACAGAACTGCTTCTGTAGCCATAGAGGCCGATTACTTTTGCGCAACAGGGATCACCTTCAAG AACTCGGTGGTTGCAGTGCCTGGAGGATATGGAATGCAAGCAGTGGCTCTTAGAGTTGCCGGTGACAAAGCCATGTTCTACAGAGTTCGGGTTTTGGGGACGCAGGATACACTCCTGGACGACACTGGATCTCACTACTTCTACCGATGTCACATTCAAGGAAGTGTGGACTTCATTTTTGGCAGATCAAGATCACTCTACCAG GACTGTGTTATTCAATCAACGGCTCAGAACTCGGGAGCAATCGCGGCTCATCACCGGGACTCGCCGAATGAAGACACAGGATTCTCCTTTGTAAACTGCAAAATCATCGGGACTGGCTACATCTACTTGGGAAGAGCTTGGGGAAATTATTCAAGAACGGTGTATTCCTACTGTCATTTCGATGATATAATAACTCCACCGGGGTGGAGCGACTGGAACTACCCATCCAGGCAGAA GACAGTGGATTTCGGAGAATACGAATGCAGGGGCAGAGGAGCAGAAAGAAGAGGGAGGGTGCCATGGTTGAAGTCTTTCAGCTTGGAGGAGATAAGGCCTTTTCTGGATACAAAATTTATATCTGGAGAGCAGTGGCTTAGATTATAA
- the LOC126590560 gene encoding 30S ribosomal protein S10, chloroplastic-like has protein sequence MAVSSMSTILIPSLPLSKSTASPTSKPKLSSFSLPSANSALKVRASRPSQSSTRVYAAPEVLESPETLVPPPETLEVGSSETPSTSSLSIGGDGDKASPKQKIRIKLRSYFVPLIEDSCKQIMDAARNTNAKTMGPVPLPTKKRIYCVLKSPHVHKDARFHFEIRTHQRLIDILYPTAQTIDSLMQLDLPAGVDVEVKL, from the exons ATGGCAGTTTCTTCAATGTCTACAATCCTAATCCCTTCTCTTCCGCTCTCCAAATCTACTGCATCTCCGACTTCCAAGCCAAagctctcttctttctctttgccCTCGGCCAACAGTGCCTTAAAGGTCAGAGCTTCAAGACCCTCGCAGTCATCCACTAGGGTTTATGCTGCTCCCGAAGTCCTCGAGTCCCCAGAAACCCTAGTCCCACCTCCAGAAACCCTTGAG GTTGGAAGTTCTGAGACCCCAAGCACTTCATCACTCAGTATTGGTGGAGATGGAGATAAG GCCTCACCCAAGCAGAAAATCAGAATTAAATTGAGGTCTTACTTTGTGCCTTTGATAGAAGATTCCTGCAAGCAGATCATGGATGCTGCAAGGAACACGAATGCAAAAACAATGGGTCCTGTACCCTTACCGACCAAAAAGCGAATCTACTGTGTTCTCAAGTCACCCCATGTCCACAAGGATGCCAGGTTTCATTTTGAGATTCGTACCCACCAACGCCTCATTGATATTCTATACCCAACTGCACAAACAATAGATTCCTTGATGCAACTTGACCTTCCTGCTGGAGTTGATGTGGAGGTCAAGTTGTGA
- the LOC126590553 gene encoding pectinesterase QRT1-like isoform X1 has protein sequence MELGVWSVFVVGFVLLFLGCIEVGFSQSEAYARNYISWDDLEVDDHKLGLNTREEHVNGSRIIVVDKNGGGNSLTVQGAVDMVPEQNTERVKIYILPGIYREKVLVPISKPYISFIGNPNQTSETVITWNNKASDKDGLGFELGTYRTASVAIEADYFCATGITFKWLLQNSVVAVPGGYGMQAVALRVAGDKAMFYRVRVLGTQDTLLDDTGSHYFYRCHIQGSVDFIFGRSRSLYQDCVIQSTAQNSGAIAAHHRDSPNEDTGFSFVNCKIIGTGYIYLGRAWGNYSRTVYSYCHFDDIITPPGWSDWNYPSRQKTVDFGEYECRGRGAERRGRVPWLKSFSLEEIRPFLDTKFISGEQWLRL, from the exons ATGGAATTGGGTGTCTGGAgtgtttttgttgttggtttTGTGTTGCTGTTCTTGGGTTGCATTGAGGTCGGGTTCTCACAAAGCGAAGCGTATGCAAGGAATTATATCAGCTGGGATGATTTGGAGGTGGATGACCATAAGTTGGGGTTGAACACAAGAGAAGAACACGTTAATGGAAGCCGGATTATTGTGGTCGACAAGAATGGAGGAGGAAATTCTCTAACAGTTCAAGGAGCAGTTGATATGGTTCCGGAACAAAATACAGAAAGAGTCAAAATTTACATTCTTCCTGGAATTTACAG AGAGAAGGTACTTGTACCGATTTCGAAGCCGTACATATCATTTATTGGGAATCCGAATCAAACTTCTGAAACTGTGATTACTTGGAACAACAAGGCATCCGATAAGGACGGCCTTGGTTTCGAACTGGGAACTTACAGAACTGCTTCTGTAGCCATAGAGGCCGATTACTTTTGCGCAACAGGGATCACCTTCAAG TGGTTATTGCAGAACTCGGTGGTTGCAGTGCCTGGAGGATATGGAATGCAAGCAGTGGCTCTTAGAGTTGCCGGTGACAAAGCCATGTTCTACAGAGTTCGGGTTTTGGGGACGCAGGATACACTCCTGGACGACACTGGATCTCACTACTTCTACCGATGTCACATTCAAGGAAGTGTGGACTTCATTTTTGGCAGATCAAGATCACTCTACCAG GACTGTGTTATTCAATCAACGGCTCAGAACTCGGGAGCAATCGCGGCTCATCACCGGGACTCGCCGAATGAAGACACAGGATTCTCCTTTGTAAACTGCAAAATCATCGGGACTGGCTACATCTACTTGGGAAGAGCTTGGGGAAATTATTCAAGAACGGTGTATTCCTACTGTCATTTCGATGATATAATAACTCCACCGGGGTGGAGCGACTGGAACTACCCATCCAGGCAGAA GACAGTGGATTTCGGAGAATACGAATGCAGGGGCAGAGGAGCAGAAAGAAGAGGGAGGGTGCCATGGTTGAAGTCTTTCAGCTTGGAGGAGATAAGGCCTTTTCTGGATACAAAATTTATATCTGGAGAGCAGTGGCTTAGATTATAA